A region of the Pelecanus crispus isolate bPelCri1 chromosome 1, bPelCri1.pri, whole genome shotgun sequence genome:
ttgATGTTATACGGTATGGAATATtccttgggtcagctgtcctggctgtgttcactcccagtttctttCCCACCCCAATCTACtagctgggggcagggggaggcagagtgagaaaaagagaaagttttgaCACTGTGCAAGTACTGtgcagcaatagccaaaacattgATGCATTATTAACACTGTTTTTGTCACAAAATCcgaaacacagcaccatacaggctgctataaataaactttaaataaatttagaaattaactccatcccagccagacccagtacgAGATGGTAGTAAGATTCTTCTCCCAGCAATTGCTGTTTCTTGTGTGTTTCAGAGATGAACACTTAACTCATTGCTGAGAAAAGTTTTCTGGTctctaacaaaaataaaagcgCTGCTAAAGGTGAAAAAATTAATAGACCATACAGTGGAATCAAGGATTGATAAAAGCAGCAGGGTTTCAAATTAGCTGTAGTGGAAGATGGAAGGGGCTGTTGGTTGAGATAATGAGAAGGTGATAAGAAGAGGCCGGAAGTTGAGGCAGAGGCATGGCTAGGGTTGGTGGGGAGAAGCAAGGCTTCAGGCATGGTACAGAAACCTAACCAGAACACATACAAAAAGAAGGAGTATAAGGAGTTGTACAGAGTCCTGGCtgtaaagcaaaagagaaaagtggtATGAAATATGTGGGAAGAGGTGGCAGTGACGATACAGATATGCGGGCATGAAGCGGCTGCAGTGGAAGAGGGTAACAAGGAACACACAAGCATAGGCTGCAACTGGAGGAATCGAGAGCGCTGCTAACGTGCTAGTAAGATCAGCGTGTAGGATCTATGAAGAGTAATGATTTAATCTATTCAGACCACTGAACTGGTGGTTTCATAATGTACATATAATAGCAGGGGAAgtgtatttcattattttagcaCTGGCTGTTTACTATGGTGCACTATTCAAATAGAAGAGAGCAGTTACAGAGAAAAGTCACATTGGAAAGCACAGGTAGAATCTCTTAATGGAATTCAACTTCAAAAAAGCATGAATAATTCTttgtttgtaaaaataaatgagtaagAACATAACTGACAATGTATATGGCTCAAAGTTCAACAGAGCCACTAGTTTGCCCCCTTTGAATTTACTTCTGATCTACGCAATGTCCTGTGGCATTGAAATTCCACAGGTCAGGTATGTAGTGTAttctggggggtgcagggacagggaaagaaaaacattctgctTTATGCTATAACTTTGCTGCCTGATAACAAGGGgtacaaaatgaaatgttctaGTGTTGTAAACAATATCTTTTCCCTATTCACCTCTTTCATGCTGGCCCTAATTTTATAGGTCTCTAAGACAGCTTTGCCAAGATTATAGTATTTACATTACTAGCATTTATGCTTTTAAGAAGTAGCTCCACAACACGTTGTGAAATTTTACTGTGGTTTTATGTTTAATTTCCTGGCTGTTTGGGGATTTTGTCTTCTAATTAGTGGCATAGCTTTGGAGCCTACAACTGCAGTTtctgctttctattttctttggcATTGATATTTCGTTGGTTTGTATTTCTCAGATAGAGGTAGATGTTCTTTGTGGCTGCTGCTAAAAATTTAATATGGCTAGAgttagtatttttattacttaatGCTCGACCAAAAAACTAGGAGCGTGGGTTTATTCCAAAATATTAGTTGTAACTATGTAAATCTCTTCAGCTAGACCACTGTATTAAATGGacactgttttgaaaatatgcaagtgattttttttttttgcttgcttgctggATTTCTAGGTAACTTCTAGCAGTGTCTCAGCTTGATTGAGAGGGTACTGCTGCCCTTTCTGACTTAAACTCCACTACTTCAGAAACTACTTATTTTCcactaaaatagaaaaatcttcAGAGGACTCATGGTCTTCTCAGTACCAGAAGTGCACTTGCTTTGTGCATTTGTTGGACCATCTCTTCCCATAAGTGCTCACATATCCCCCTTCCTCTTAACTGCAGCAATTGTTTATATGAAAGGTGAGCGATAAGACTGTTTGAGAGATTTTTAGATGCCTTTAATGTAACGCAGTAGCTGTAAAAGAGGAGAGCATGTTCCAATGACCATCTGGCTCTGCAGGGGCCTAGTAAATCACAAGTAGTTCAGCTGACCCAGTGAGGAGCACTGACACTTTGGTTTCCCACTTGAGACAAAGCTGCTAAAGCTGCCTCTGCCCGTGTATTCTCATTCCAACTCTGCATATCGCATTGTGGATAAAAACCAGCCGTGTTggcacagaagaggaaaaagatgggATGGGATAAGGAAGGGCaaagcttgtgggttttttagctCCTTTCTGAAGGGTTGGTTCTGTAAGAAAGTTTCCCACCTGGCAAGACAGACAGCCATGTCAGCCCAGCAAAGGGGCAGCATGCAGACAAGAAGGGGCAGGCTAGGAGGGGAAGCATGAAGGCTGCTGAAAAATAGAGAATACTGAGTTTCATATATCATCTTTGTGAAAGATAAACATCTGACCAGTTTCAGTCAGAAAAAGTATATGTTGAGTCTGTGACTGCCTAGGACAATTATGTTTGTCTGAATTTCCACCTCTCTTGATAGACATACTCATTTAGTAACCACCGGTCAGCCACCTTTATTTGTGATCTAGGGCTTGCAGAATCACAAAATAGTTGAGTTTGGAAGGACCTCTGTAGGTCACATTATCCAGCCCCCCAGCTCAAACAGGGTCACgtagagccagttgcccagggccatggcccGACAGCTTTTCAATatatgaaaaacattaaaaatttataatttcttcttgttattttctgggtttttttaaatctctaaaTATCTTTTCATTGGAGTAGGTGATCATCCGTTGATTGTTCAGTTTGCTGCTAAAGAAGCACAGGTTTTGTGTGATGCTGCCCGTATCGTCTGTCCTTTTGCAGATGGAATAGACCTAAACTGTGGCTGTCCTCAGAGGtaaagttttgaaaaatctggGTAAATATGATGAAATAATTTGGGAATAAAGAATGCTGGTCTTCATTTTCCCAGTAATTTTTGTCTTAACTTAAAAATAGACTTTGagagagaaacagctttttaatcTGTCAAATGTTTATGTGGCAAGACACTGTTCTGAATGTTCCAAGATGCCTGCCACCATGGTGGGACTGGGAAAACCAGGTGTATTGGCCAACTtgccttttttcatttctgagatATTGAGTGTTGGCTCGGAAGTGAAGTGTCCATCCCTTCTCAACAGCTGTTAAATAGGCATTACCAAAAAGAGCTTGCTGCAGATAATTTGGAGAGCGTTTTGAGAAATGTGGGAATTCCCAAAATAATGGGCAAGTCTCTCATGTCTCAGACTTCTGCAAGTGAAGGATAGTCTCTAAAATATAATTATACAAATTATATTATTCAGGAAGTGCCAAAAAGAATTTCTTCCATCTTATTAGGTTTATAAGTACAGTGAATTAGTGATCTTCTTCTCACTTAAATTGATAAAGATTTTGTCTTGACAGTGAAACAAGGTAGTAATGCACAAATTAGGATTCTTGCTAACTGGTTCAATTGAGAACCTTTTATTACATGCTTGTCAGGCAGTCTTATTCTAAGTGAAGACCTCAAAAATAAGTGtaggaaagcaaaagataatACTATGGTGCAAGTATTTGATTCGTCTATTCTAATTAGGTTGTCCCGACTTAAAATTATAGTATTtgagaaaacacttttctggAGAGATCTGAGACTTTGGAATGGAAgcgtatttttttcttaagctaaTTACAGTTAAGTGTGCCAAACTGTAAGTTCCTTTTAGGCCAAACATATATGCTTACATTTGAATCCTTTGTTTCTTGTGCATGCTGGtttcaaaataacaaaacttTGTGCACTTAATCTGCCTTTATAAGAAaaattgtttaagaaaaaaaacttctgctgtTAAGTGGAAGCAAGGGTTATTTCCTGCCAATCAAAACAAAGTGTTTTGCAGTTGAGGGAAAACAGGGTATTACTGAAATCACATCCTTACTTGCACttcaaaaatcttccttttcaatccaaagttattttctgtttagaagAAATCTGTGACCCAATGGAAGGGGAAACAtcaaactgtttattttatgtatGATCTAAACCATCGTTgattaaatgttaatttatcTTCCTTGCGTGTCCATTTTGTGGACAAAAAATTGAACTGGAAGAGATTAGTAACTTGTCCAAAGTTCTAACAGCACAACGGAGACTGAACCAGGATCTAAAAGCTGGTGCCAAACTGCAGACAAATCATTGATCTACAGCCAGTACTATCTCTGTTTACTCAACCACACATTCTAAAGGTTCTAAAGAAAGAAGCTGATGTATTGGACTGAAATTGAtctgcattttttcaaatataGAATACaaatgttcttttgcttttaaagatggGCGATGGCAGAAGGTTATGGTGCTTGCTTAATAAATAAACCAGAGCTTATTCGAGATATGGTGAGACATGTACGGAATCAGATCGACAACCCTACGTTTTCAGTATCTATTAAAATAAGGTAGGTCTAACTTAAGTGCTGTTTGTGGTACAtgggaaaatacttttaattttttttaaagaaacgtGTTAGTGTAATAGTTACACTATAATATATGTAATTCTGTTAATGTAATATTACACATTATAATAATTTCCTTACATGTAAAGACTGCTGAGATTTTTTGACCCCAGGTGGTGAAAGAATATCTGGGGCAAGTAATCCCAAGTTTAGATAGTAGACCCATCACAGCCTTTGACTACTTAACCAGATAACATACTGGATGCTAGAGTTTTCTTGCAATCCAAACAACATGAAAGTACAAGTTAAAAGGTCTAGGGTTCCATAAAAGAAAAGCGGTGCATAGTCTGTGTCATCACAAAGATTTACTTCGTGAGTTGTTGGAGGCCAGAGCCACAGTTGCTGTTGGCTGTAAAGTGAAGGGTAACAAAACTGGGAACTGGTCCCCACAGCTGCTGTAAGGAACACATCCTGCTTCCCTTTATCGCTTTCTAAACTTCTGTAAACTGTTGCTTTGCATTGCTTTGTACCACTTTGTCCTCTGTTTACCCACACTTCCCTTGTGACTTTTGCATATTTGTCAGTTAAGTTTCAACTCGGTTTGCAATCCTTCAGCAAAGGGGAACTAGTatgaatgggatttttttttacccacaaaatatgcaaagtaattatgtttattttagaaTCTTTTGGGCACCCTGGCTCAATCTCTATAAAATTTACCATGTGTGTTTCAGAGATGTGATATAATTGGGAAACGCTAAATTAAATAGTGGTTTCAAGACATTAAACTCAtatgtctttattaaaaaaaaaaaacctctatcTTCcaacagtaatattttctttatttatacTGTTACACAAATCTGTGGTAACTCCTCCTTAGGGAGGTGGGCTTCTCATAGAGTTCAGGTAACTTACTATCTAATGTTTTCATTCCTTGAAATTTTAGGATTCATGAGGACTTAAAAAGAACCGTTGACCTGTGTCAAAAAGCTGAAGCAACTGGAGTTTCGTGGATTACAGTACACGGGAGAAGTGTAGAAGAAAGACATCAGCCTGTACATTATgatgcaattaaaataattaaacaaagcATGTCTATACCTATTGTGGCTAATGGAGAcattaaaactttaaaagatGTTGAAAATGTTCATCACTTGACAGGAGCAGATGGTAAGATTAAATATACTCTATTTTCTAAGTAAACTTACAAATCAGatttcaaagtatttattttggcTGTAAGTAGGACATGATTTGAGTGCTTTTCACTCTTTgagaagacaaatgaaaaaggatGTTTTAGATGCCTTATAAACAGAATCACTTGTAATCATCAGAGCACTAGAGCACTGTTATTCAAAGCCACAAATAATGATTTCCGAGGCAAATTACAAAAGCTCTGTGCTTAATTATGCTATCTCATCACTTAGTGGTGGAGTTCAGGGGGACCTTCAGATATTAATTCTGTCTCTTTATGGAGCTGATCATCTTTTAAAGAACTGTAAACTTCCACTTGGAAATCTCTACTTCCTGCACATGGGAGCAGACTTTTTTATAGTAAGAATATGGcggaaaaaggaaatattgttAAGCCAGATACTTAACAGTTAAGATGGTTAACTTCAAGGACACAGTGAGGCACTGCATTCTCAGCTGTGTATGTATTTACCTTGTCTTACACTTCAGTGGTAAAATTTTGGGGTAAAGGATTGCCCTGCAGTTTAGTCACGGTAGATTCCTGCAACTGTCTGTGGTTTCAAGACAATACGGAAACCCAGTATATGTTTTGAAGAGGTGATCTGTATCTACACACTTTGGATCTTACAGCTAGAGAATAACAGGACAGAGAACGGTAGCTAGTGGCATAAGGAAAAGTTCACGTGGCAGGTTTCTTTTTACTCTATTGGCGTTCAATAGCAATAGCAAAACATAGTTGAACCAAACTGCCATGTTGCTACAGTGACTTTTCCCCCAAACacaaagcaggaaggaaataCATAACAGAAAAGAATGTTCTTATAGCCCAGCTGACCTTCTTGATTAACAGAAGTGtaaagcatcattttttttttctgtcatgcaCAATAGcgaaagacatttttcatttttgatcatcatatttttttaagagactaAGTGTGACAGATTATATGTTGACagtgcaggaaaacagaatcCCTTAATCGCAGAAAAATTACAACAGAACTTGTATGGGTTTATCTGACAATTTGGGATTCTAGTTGCAAATACACTGGCTTGTTCAGAAAGATTTACTGCAGGTCAAAAGCCCTGAGATTTATATAATTGAGACTTTGAGCTTTTACTGGAAGAAGGATTCTAGGTCAGTGAATCAGCTGAGTTGCACTAAAAAAGACTACATTTAGCATATTGCTACTCTTGTGTCTTTCCATCgtaattttatgttaaaaagaCAGGCTTGTATGCGTgtagcaaataaaaacaaaataccatTGAATTGCAGTTTAAGAAGTAGGGAAGAAAGGCTTCTGTGTCCTGTGTTTCGTTTCAAAATTTCTGGAAGGATACGTCATCAAATTGAATGTGTTGACGGGTGTTATAGGTACTCTGAGTTTGGATTATTAAATGGATTTCTCTGGCATAGCTATAATACTCATCCCTGTTGTCCTCCCATTACTTGTCTGTAAGCTTTGGGTGGTTGTCCTAAGGGGTGCTATGCAAAATCTACAGGAAGatttaatgcaaatttaaaCTATAATGTAACTTAACTGCTTTAATTTCCAATTTGAAGGTGTAATGGTGGCTAGAGGACTTTTAGCAAATCCGGCTATGTTTGCAGGATACGAAGAGACACCTTTGAAGTGCATCCAGGACTGGGTTGACATTGCCCTTGAACATGGAACTCCTTTTACGTGTTTTCACCACCACTTAATGTACATGATGGAACGGATaacttcaaaacaagaaaaaaaagtttttaatgttttatcaAGTACCTCAGCGGTACTAGATTATCTGAATGACCATTACGGTGTGTGATAACTGACAGTATTTAGTTCTATGTAAACTTGTATTTTGCAATTATCGATACATTGTTAAAGTTTTAACTGGGTTCCTACGTTTTAGTCGCATTCATATATTCggttatcagcattattctcattgcatattcacatatatatatctctgtAAGTATTTTCAACACAGCATAACATTATGATCAGGGTGATACtttatatttttagtatttttatgtCAGCATTTTTCACTCCAGAAAATATTCCAGATTCCACAAATGTGGAATTCTGTTTACAATGCACTACTACACAGAGGATTAATTATTGTAAGTCTccagtaatttaatttattttttcaccagtgtcatggtttagccccagtcagcaactaagccccacacagccactcactcacccttcTCACCTggtgcgatgggggagagaacctggaaagcaaaagtaagaaaaccggtgggttgagataagaacagtttaataattgaaataaaaataataataataaaaattgtaatgaaaaggaaaacaatgagtgcgagagagagagagagagagagagaaacaaaacccaggaaaaacaagtgatgcaaccgctcaccacctgccgaccgatgcccagccagtccctgagcagcgatcgctgccccccagccaacacccccaccccagtttatatactgagcatgacgccatgtggtatggaatagcccttgggacagctgtcctggctgtgccccctcccagcttcttgtgcacctggcagagcatgggaagctgaaaagaccttgactagcataagcagtacttagcaacaactaaaacatcagcgtgttatcaacattgttctcatactaaatccaaaatacagcactatgcctgctactaggaagaaaattaactctatcccagccgaaaccaggacaaccagaCAACTGCTTACAGCAATATGTTTGCAAAACTAGGGCCTTTCTTATGTGAAACCTCCTAAAATGAGGACTACTCATAAACAATACCAAGAATTTCAGaccaaaagaacagaaagggaACAACTGTAGAAGTTTTTGCTTTAACTGACAC
Encoded here:
- the DUS4L gene encoding tRNA-dihydrouridine(20a/20b) synthase [NAD(P)+]-like, yielding MIGDIVETKQCQLKDPMDLFRSGQVVKICAPMVRYSKLAFRTLVRKYSCDLCYTPMIVAADFVRSAKARDSEFTTNKGDHPLIVQFAAKEAQVLCDAARIVCPFADGIDLNCGCPQRWAMAEGYGACLINKPELIRDMVRHVRNQIDNPTFSVSIKIRIHEDLKRTVDLCQKAEATGVSWITVHGRSVEERHQPVHYDAIKIIKQSMSIPIVANGDIKTLKDVENVHHLTGADGVMVARGLLANPAMFAGYEETPLKCIQDWVDIALEHGTPFTCFHHHLMYMMERITSKQEKKVFNVLSSTSAVLDYLNDHYGV